From Haloglomus litoreum, the proteins below share one genomic window:
- a CDS encoding formate--tetrahydrofolate ligase, with protein sequence MDDSDTGTAIPPDVEIARNASLRPIADVAGDLGLDEADLDHRGPGIAKLTRDCIRRVQDEPADGNLVLVTAMTPTRRGAGKTVTTVGLGQALARLGESSVVAVREPSQGPVFGIKGGAAGGGYSQVLPMEEINLHFTGDIHAVTAAHNLLAAMVDAERTHGNDLDIEPDSVVWGRALDVNDRALRETVVGLGGRKNGPPREDSVLITAASELMAILCLSTDLADLKARIARIVVAYDTDGDPVTAADLECVGAVTALLKDALRPNLVQTLEGTPAFVHGGPFANIAIGTNSILADQVGLRLGDYLVTEAGFGADLGAEKFVNIVAREGLAPDVAVVVATIDALEKHGEAMLERQGWSRDDTDAVAAVRTGCANLDHHVDNLRAMGLPVVVAINRFPGDTDAEVEAVLDHCDQREVPAAVSTVHPDGGAGGLGLAEHVRDAAESGTASLEHSYDLSAPLDEKIRAVAEQVYGADGVEFTPEARADIEELTDLGLGDLPVCLSKTPASLSDDPDEAGVPHGWELTVRELYPSAGAGFVVALTGDVLTMPGLPSEPAAKRITVDDDGTVHGLY encoded by the coding sequence ATGGACGACTCCGACACCGGGACGGCCATCCCTCCGGACGTGGAGATCGCGCGGAACGCGTCGTTGCGGCCCATCGCGGACGTCGCCGGCGACCTGGGACTCGACGAGGCGGACCTCGACCACCGCGGTCCGGGCATCGCGAAGCTGACACGGGACTGTATCCGCCGGGTGCAGGACGAGCCGGCCGACGGGAACCTGGTCCTCGTGACGGCGATGACGCCGACGCGCCGAGGGGCTGGCAAGACGGTCACCACGGTCGGCCTCGGGCAGGCGCTCGCACGACTTGGCGAGTCGAGCGTCGTCGCCGTCCGGGAACCGTCGCAGGGCCCGGTGTTCGGCATCAAGGGCGGCGCGGCGGGTGGCGGCTACAGCCAGGTCCTCCCGATGGAGGAGATCAACCTGCACTTCACCGGCGACATCCACGCGGTCACGGCGGCACACAACCTCCTCGCGGCGATGGTCGACGCCGAGCGGACCCACGGCAACGACCTCGATATCGAACCGGATAGCGTCGTCTGGGGCCGCGCGCTCGATGTCAACGACCGCGCGCTGCGCGAGACCGTCGTCGGGCTCGGTGGCCGGAAGAACGGACCACCGCGCGAGGACTCCGTTCTCATCACGGCGGCCTCGGAACTGATGGCCATCCTCTGTCTGTCGACCGACCTCGCGGACCTCAAAGCGCGGATTGCTCGCATCGTCGTCGCCTACGACACGGACGGCGACCCGGTCACCGCTGCGGACCTCGAGTGTGTGGGGGCCGTGACCGCGCTGCTGAAGGACGCGTTGCGGCCGAACCTCGTCCAGACGCTCGAGGGGACGCCCGCGTTCGTCCACGGGGGGCCGTTCGCGAACATCGCCATCGGCACGAACTCGATCCTCGCGGACCAGGTCGGCCTGCGCCTGGGCGACTACCTCGTCACCGAGGCCGGCTTCGGCGCCGACCTCGGCGCGGAGAAGTTCGTCAACATCGTCGCCCGTGAGGGGCTCGCTCCCGACGTGGCCGTCGTCGTCGCGACCATCGACGCGCTCGAAAAGCACGGCGAGGCGATGCTCGAACGACAGGGGTGGTCCCGGGACGATACCGACGCCGTCGCCGCCGTCCGCACGGGCTGTGCGAACCTCGATCACCACGTCGACAACCTCCGGGCGATGGGGCTCCCGGTCGTCGTCGCGATCAACCGGTTCCCAGGTGACACCGACGCCGAGGTCGAGGCGGTGCTCGACCACTGCGACCAGCGCGAGGTCCCGGCCGCCGTCTCCACCGTCCACCCCGATGGCGGCGCGGGCGGCCTCGGCCTGGCCGAGCACGTGCGCGATGCGGCCGAGTCCGGGACGGCGTCGCTCGAACACTCCTACGACCTGTCCGCGCCGCTGGACGAGAAGATCCGTGCCGTCGCCGAGCAGGTGTACGGTGCCGACGGGGTCGAGTTCACTCCCGAGGCGCGGGCGGACATCGAGGAGCTGACCGACCTCGGACTCGGCGACCTGCCCGTCTGCCTCTCGAAGACGCCCGCCTCGCTCTCGGACGACCCCGACGAAGCCGGCGTCCCGCACGGCTGGGAGCTGACGGTCCGGGAACTCTACCCCTCGGCCGGCGCGGGGTTCGTCGTCGCGCTCACCGGCGACGTGCTGACGATGCCCGGCCTGCCCAGCGAACCCGCCGCGAAGCGCATCACGGTCGACGACGACGGGACCGTCCACGGCCTGTACTGA
- a CDS encoding thiamine pyrophosphate-binding protein, translating to MRLTDTIVGALEDAGVDTVFGLPCEQMDPYYAALDESEVRHILARSEASAAIMADGYARASGGLGVADGVGGPGASQLGIGLVEADGASSPVLAITGDNPRATRGNEVIQDGDNGAILDPYVKSSYDPATPERAVEDAAAAIREALAGVPAPTHLNLTGDLIAHEFDDGDAPSIPSFDRAFPTGRPAPDADALDAAADALDGSEAPVIVSGEGSLRSKAFDAVDDLARTLEAPVVTSMNGKGIVDETSDYAAGVAGRWGYCQVANDAVEAADVILVLGARMGELSTVGWSLYPEDATIVHVDLDPEWLGKTQAVDIPIQADVGAAASALAERVSATDARTERMERIAREREEWYEGHMDALTSDDVPIKPQRVFHEIETALPPEGVLVSATSFTGFFTGAFYRVREPGVGYIQARGSDGINYCLPQALGVQAARPDTPVVAASGDGAIGYHIAELETAVREDLPITLVVVNNQAFGSSKMSQMATSNVDNSTDLDPGTDYAAVAEGFGCDGQVIEDPDELPEAMAAAVASDTPTVLDVRVELYATPPVLV from the coding sequence ATGCGCCTGACCGACACCATCGTCGGCGCTCTGGAGGACGCCGGCGTCGACACCGTGTTCGGGCTGCCCTGCGAGCAGATGGACCCCTACTACGCCGCCCTCGACGAGAGCGAGGTCCGCCACATCCTCGCCCGGAGCGAGGCGAGCGCGGCCATCATGGCCGACGGGTACGCCCGTGCCAGCGGCGGCCTCGGCGTCGCCGACGGCGTCGGCGGCCCGGGGGCCTCCCAACTCGGCATCGGGCTCGTCGAGGCCGACGGCGCCAGCTCGCCGGTGCTGGCCATCACCGGCGACAACCCGCGCGCGACCCGCGGCAACGAGGTCATCCAGGACGGCGACAACGGGGCCATCCTCGACCCGTACGTGAAGTCGAGCTACGACCCGGCGACGCCCGAGCGGGCCGTCGAGGACGCCGCCGCCGCCATCCGCGAGGCCCTCGCCGGCGTCCCCGCTCCGACCCACCTGAACCTCACGGGCGACCTCATCGCCCACGAGTTCGACGACGGTGACGCCCCGTCGATACCGTCGTTCGACCGTGCGTTCCCGACGGGCCGCCCGGCGCCCGACGCCGACGCGCTCGACGCGGCCGCCGACGCGCTCGACGGGAGCGAGGCACCGGTCATCGTCTCCGGCGAGGGGTCACTCCGCTCGAAGGCGTTCGACGCCGTCGACGACCTCGCGCGCACCCTCGAGGCACCCGTCGTCACCTCGATGAACGGGAAGGGCATCGTGGACGAGACGAGCGACTACGCGGCCGGCGTCGCGGGCCGGTGGGGCTACTGCCAGGTCGCCAACGATGCGGTGGAGGCGGCCGACGTCATCCTCGTCCTCGGCGCGCGGATGGGCGAGCTCTCGACCGTCGGCTGGTCGCTCTACCCAGAGGACGCAACCATCGTCCACGTCGACCTCGACCCGGAGTGGCTGGGCAAGACCCAGGCGGTCGACATCCCCATCCAGGCCGACGTGGGCGCGGCCGCCAGCGCGCTGGCAGAGCGCGTGAGCGCCACGGACGCGCGCACCGAGCGCATGGAACGCATCGCCCGCGAGCGTGAGGAGTGGTACGAGGGCCACATGGACGCCCTGACGAGCGACGACGTGCCCATCAAGCCCCAGCGTGTCTTCCACGAGATCGAGACCGCACTCCCGCCCGAGGGCGTCCTCGTCTCGGCCACCTCGTTCACGGGCTTCTTCACGGGCGCGTTCTACCGCGTCCGCGAACCCGGCGTCGGGTACATCCAGGCCCGCGGCAGCGACGGCATCAACTACTGCCTGCCGCAGGCACTCGGCGTGCAGGCCGCACGGCCGGACACACCCGTCGTCGCCGCGTCCGGCGACGGCGCCATCGGCTACCACATCGCCGAACTGGAGACGGCCGTCCGCGAGGACCTCCCCATCACGCTCGTCGTCGTCAACAACCAGGCCTTCGGCTCCTCGAAGATGAGCCAGATGGCGACCAGCAACGTCGACAACTCCACCGACCTCGACCCCGGAACGGACTACGCCGCGGTCGCCGAGGGATTCGGCTGCGACGGCCAGGTCATCGAGGACCCCGACGAGTTGCCCGAGGCGATGGCCGCGGCCGTCGCCTCGGACACCCCCACCGTGCTCGACGTGCGCGTCGAGCTGTACGCCACGCCGCCGGTGCTGGTGTAG
- a CDS encoding DUF6069 family protein has protein sequence MATTTTRFTRPVDASDLTRRTTLGILTAVVSVLVLRAAVDLAGLAVGAGGTNDPFAVLPLLATTVVAGVGAAVAYAVLDRFTARPARNFTALAAAVFTLMLVPVVAFAPTLGVTAVGQAVLVAFHAVVAVPIVAFVTGALRR, from the coding sequence ATGGCAACGACAACAACCCGATTCACACGCCCGGTGGACGCGAGCGACCTGACCCGCCGGACGACACTCGGCATCCTGACGGCCGTCGTCTCCGTCCTGGTGCTGCGTGCTGCCGTCGACCTCGCCGGGCTCGCGGTCGGCGCCGGCGGCACGAACGACCCGTTCGCGGTCCTCCCCCTGCTGGCGACCACCGTCGTCGCGGGCGTGGGCGCAGCCGTCGCGTATGCGGTACTCGACCGGTTCACCGCCCGCCCGGCGCGGAACTTCACCGCGCTCGCGGCGGCCGTCTTCACGCTCATGCTGGTTCCGGTCGTGGCGTTCGCCCCGACGCTGGGCGTGACCGCCGTCGGCCAGGCCGTCCTCGTGGCGTTCCACGCGGTCGTGGCCGTCCCCATCGTCGCGTTCGTCACCGGGGCCCTCCGGCGCTGA
- a CDS encoding winged helix-turn-helix transcriptional regulator, which produces MEPTSRDGGTRPPAECPPIGRDGADSAVAALLALLGKRHTLAILYRFASDPTPWRFGELEAELGISPTTLSERLAELTAAGFLDRHSYDERPPRVEYIATPRLEGLKPAFTELYRWSSEYGPVTVD; this is translated from the coding sequence ATGGAACCGACATCGCGTGACGGTGGTACTCGCCCGCCTGCCGAGTGCCCGCCCATCGGCCGGGACGGTGCGGACAGTGCGGTCGCGGCGCTGCTGGCGCTGCTGGGCAAGCGCCACACGCTGGCGATCCTCTACCGGTTCGCCAGCGACCCGACCCCGTGGCGGTTCGGCGAGCTGGAGGCGGAGCTGGGCATCTCGCCGACGACGCTCTCCGAACGCCTGGCCGAACTCACCGCCGCGGGTTTCCTCGACCGCCACTCGTACGACGAGCGACCGCCCCGCGTCGAGTACATCGCGACGCCACGGCTGGAGGGGCTGAAGCCAGCGTTCACGGAGCTCTACCGCTGGTCCAGCGAGTACGGTCCTGTGACGGTGGACTGA
- a CDS encoding thiol-disulfide oxidoreductase DCC family protein, translating to MSESTPSVDVMETPVVLFDGVCNFCSSSVRFIHRHDDGRLRFAPLQSEVATELLAERGMDPDYFDSLVYIGPEGVHTKSDGAVHIARYMDVPYRLGWHLRFVPRLLRDAGYDLIARIRYRVWGKKEECMVPDAELRDRFLATSDGDEAVMGAAGGEAGGEAAADD from the coding sequence ATGAGCGAGTCCACGCCCTCGGTCGACGTGATGGAGACGCCGGTGGTGCTGTTCGACGGCGTCTGCAACTTCTGCTCCTCGTCGGTCCGGTTCATCCACCGGCACGACGACGGGCGGCTCCGGTTCGCGCCGCTCCAGTCCGAGGTGGCGACCGAACTGCTCGCCGAGCGCGGGATGGACCCGGACTACTTCGACTCGCTGGTCTACATCGGGCCGGAGGGCGTCCATACGAAGTCCGACGGCGCCGTCCACATCGCCCGGTACATGGACGTTCCCTACCGGCTGGGGTGGCACCTCCGATTCGTGCCCCGGCTGCTGCGGGACGCTGGATACGATCTCATCGCGCGCATCCGCTACCGGGTCTGGGGGAAGAAGGAGGAGTGCATGGTCCCCGATGCCGAACTGCGCGACCGGTTCCTCGCGACGAGCGATGGCGACGAGGCCGTCATGGGTGCGGCCGGGGGGGAGGCGGGCGGGGAGGCCGCGGCGGACGACTGA
- a CDS encoding NAD(P)/FAD-dependent oxidoreductase: MQRVDVAVVGGGPAGSSAGRAAAAEGADALVIEKGVPRADREGLGPDSTDAAGILDYWVDIMDLDVPIPEHVKLRELTGADFIGPNASVELDETGIDASYPNFGFTFQRARMDDWLRERAEDAGAEYRVGTGVREVESDLTGAPTHQLTLKDGTEIEADYLVLADGPQRTVTGQVLEPLLPDGQFDGLASTTANHIAYQEYREIPEELLETDRLKFWWGHMPGHTAYPWVFPNDGQVARVGLTMPIGLDLDTVENREDYALLRPEDERVPAGKEYISRLLEYAYPEYDAEDFPLLEDRGKAKGTETYPISSTRPIESPTKANVAVVGGAMGATSAFHEGGDHVAIRSGKEAGRLAGLGALRAYNYEWKRAIGEEVRRNVVLADMVRDYGPSDWDRVFGLASAMQPDEGGRTDWLDAIRAGPGALKLFAQYQYGKFQNRDGGYCQIREDDYSV; the protein is encoded by the coding sequence ATGCAACGAGTCGACGTGGCCGTCGTCGGCGGCGGGCCGGCCGGCAGTTCCGCCGGACGCGCCGCGGCCGCCGAGGGGGCCGACGCCCTCGTCATCGAGAAGGGCGTCCCGCGCGCCGACCGCGAGGGGCTGGGCCCGGACTCGACGGACGCCGCGGGCATCCTCGACTACTGGGTCGACATCATGGACCTCGACGTGCCCATCCCGGAGCACGTCAAGCTCCGCGAGCTGACCGGCGCCGACTTCATCGGGCCGAACGCCTCCGTCGAGCTGGACGAGACCGGCATCGACGCCTCCTACCCCAACTTCGGGTTCACCTTCCAGCGCGCCCGGATGGACGACTGGCTCCGCGAGCGCGCCGAGGACGCCGGCGCCGAGTACCGCGTCGGGACCGGCGTCCGCGAGGTCGAGAGCGACCTCACGGGCGCACCAACCCACCAGCTGACGCTGAAGGACGGCACCGAGATCGAGGCCGACTACCTCGTGCTCGCGGACGGCCCCCAGCGCACCGTCACCGGGCAGGTGCTCGAACCGCTCCTCCCGGACGGCCAGTTCGACGGCCTCGCCTCGACGACGGCCAACCACATCGCCTACCAGGAGTACCGCGAAATCCCCGAGGAACTGCTGGAGACGGACCGCCTGAAGTTCTGGTGGGGCCACATGCCAGGCCACACCGCGTACCCGTGGGTGTTCCCCAACGACGGCCAGGTCGCGCGCGTCGGCCTGACGATGCCCATCGGCCTCGACCTCGACACCGTCGAGAACCGCGAGGACTACGCCCTCCTCCGGCCCGAGGACGAGCGCGTCCCCGCCGGCAAGGAGTACATCAGCCGCCTGCTGGAGTACGCCTACCCCGAGTACGACGCCGAGGATTTCCCGCTGCTCGAGGACCGCGGCAAGGCGAAGGGGACCGAGACGTACCCCATCTCCTCGACGCGGCCCATCGAGTCACCGACGAAGGCGAACGTGGCGGTCGTCGGGGGCGCGATGGGCGCCACGTCGGCGTTCCACGAGGGCGGCGACCACGTCGCCATCCGCTCGGGGAAGGAGGCCGGGCGCCTCGCCGGCCTGGGGGCGCTCCGGGCGTACAACTACGAGTGGAAGCGCGCCATCGGCGAGGAGGTCCGGCGCAACGTCGTCCTCGCGGACATGGTCCGGGACTACGGCCCGTCGGACTGGGACCGCGTCTTCGGCCTCGCGAGCGCGATGCAACCCGACGAGGGCGGGCGGACGGACTGGCTCGACGCCATCCGCGCCGGGCCGGGTGCGCTCAAACTGTTCGCGCAGTACCAGTACGGCAAGTTCCAGAACCGCGACGGCGGCTACTGCCAGATCCGCGAGGACGACTACTCCGTCTGA
- a CDS encoding DUF7344 domain-containing protein, giving the protein MVDLEGAEELSLNDAKTIVTMSQTECYPDKAPTTNRLLDTLRHHLRRELIHYFENIQSTNTATLEEVTEHIARRVPEMDRERVVLELTHKHLPKLESNGWVEYDTRTRHIRYRGHDSAESLLTELAVMLSNQPDSAHSG; this is encoded by the coding sequence ATGGTCGATCTCGAGGGGGCGGAGGAATTATCACTGAACGATGCCAAAACAATCGTCACCATGTCTCAAACAGAGTGTTATCCGGACAAGGCCCCGACGACGAACAGATTGCTGGACACGCTTCGTCATCACCTCCGTCGGGAGCTCATCCACTATTTCGAGAACATCCAATCGACGAATACAGCCACGCTGGAGGAGGTGACCGAGCACATTGCCCGGCGCGTCCCCGAGATGGACCGAGAGCGAGTCGTTCTCGAACTGACGCACAAACACCTCCCGAAGCTCGAATCGAACGGGTGGGTCGAGTACGACACCCGTACTCGCCACATCCGATACCGTGGTCATGATTCGGCAGAGTCACTACTGACCGAACTCGCTGTGATGCTCTCGAACCAACCGGATTCCGCTCACTCGGGCTGA
- a CDS encoding AMP-binding protein produces the protein MWQVMPTYDDYEAARGDFEWDLPDAYNPGVDMVRKHDADATGLVVASEDAANGGPVERYSWGDLDARSDALAAGLRERGVEPGDRVGVCLPQVAATPLAHLACWKAGAVSVPLTTLFGRDALEHRLGDADAVAVVAAGSVLEDLEATALPALDSLFTVDADPDAAAAVAAALGAEHEPFDDIGDGAAAGDLDAHDATPATRTAIMYTSGSTGPPKGVLHSHALWLGRAAAAQQFFEGYRVRDDVPADDVTVWTPADWAWGAALGGTLLGAWHHGHRIVGAPRGSFDPEWAFGLMERFDVTHAFLPPTAIRMLMTVDAPAERWDLSLSAIGSAGEPLTPEILEWGDAELPAVSVNEFYGQTELNLVVGNNRRWFDAEPGSMGKPFPGYDLALLDPETRDPVAQGEVGEIALHPGDRRVFFDEYWNRPEATAEKTVELPAGVVDGTEETETWFLTDDLATRDEAGYVRFRSRTDDVILTAGYRVGPLEVERVLLDHPAVEQAGVVGVPDDTRGEAIRAYIQPVEDLDAADHDRVREELRASCRERLAEYEYPREIHFVDELPTTSTGKIRRRELREGE, from the coding sequence ATGTGGCAGGTGATGCCGACCTACGACGACTACGAGGCGGCCCGCGGCGACTTCGAGTGGGACCTCCCCGACGCGTACAACCCCGGCGTCGACATGGTCCGCAAGCACGACGCCGACGCGACAGGACTCGTCGTCGCGAGCGAGGACGCCGCGAACGGCGGCCCGGTCGAACGTTACTCGTGGGGCGATCTCGACGCGCGCTCGGACGCGCTGGCGGCCGGGCTCCGCGAGCGCGGCGTCGAGCCGGGCGACCGCGTCGGAGTCTGTCTTCCGCAGGTGGCCGCGACCCCCCTGGCCCACCTCGCGTGCTGGAAGGCCGGCGCCGTCTCGGTGCCGCTGACGACGCTGTTCGGCCGGGACGCGCTGGAACACCGGCTCGGCGACGCCGACGCGGTGGCCGTCGTCGCCGCCGGGAGCGTCCTCGAGGACCTCGAAGCGACGGCCCTCCCCGCACTCGACTCGCTGTTCACCGTCGACGCCGACCCGGACGCGGCCGCGGCCGTCGCCGCGGCGCTCGGCGCGGAACACGAGCCGTTCGACGACATCGGGGACGGGGCCGCGGCCGGTGACCTCGACGCCCACGACGCCACGCCCGCGACCCGGACGGCCATCATGTACACGAGCGGGTCGACGGGGCCGCCGAAGGGAGTGCTCCACTCGCACGCGCTCTGGCTCGGGCGCGCGGCCGCCGCCCAGCAGTTCTTCGAGGGGTATCGGGTGCGCGACGACGTTCCGGCCGACGACGTGACGGTCTGGACGCCCGCCGACTGGGCCTGGGGCGCGGCGCTGGGCGGGACGCTGCTGGGCGCGTGGCACCACGGCCATCGCATCGTCGGCGCGCCGCGGGGGTCGTTCGACCCGGAGTGGGCGTTCGGGCTCATGGAGCGCTTCGACGTGACCCACGCCTTCCTCCCGCCGACCGCCATCCGGATGCTGATGACCGTCGACGCGCCCGCCGAGCGGTGGGACCTCTCGCTGTCCGCCATCGGCTCGGCCGGCGAGCCGCTGACCCCGGAGATCCTGGAGTGGGGCGATGCGGAACTCCCGGCGGTGTCTGTCAACGAGTTCTACGGCCAGACCGAACTCAACCTCGTCGTCGGGAACAACCGGCGCTGGTTCGACGCCGAACCCGGGAGCATGGGCAAACCCTTCCCGGGCTACGACCTGGCGCTGCTGGACCCGGAGACGCGCGACCCCGTCGCACAGGGCGAGGTGGGGGAGATCGCCCTGCACCCGGGTGACCGCCGCGTCTTCTTCGACGAGTACTGGAACCGCCCCGAGGCGACGGCCGAGAAGACCGTCGAACTGCCGGCGGGCGTGGTCGACGGCACGGAGGAGACGGAGACTTGGTTCCTCACCGACGACCTCGCGACGCGGGACGAGGCAGGCTACGTCCGGTTCCGCTCGCGGACGGACGACGTCATCCTGACGGCGGGCTACCGCGTCGGCCCGCTGGAGGTCGAGCGCGTGCTGCTGGACCACCCGGCCGTCGAGCAGGCCGGCGTGGTCGGGGTCCCCGACGACACCCGTGGCGAGGCCATCCGGGCGTACATCCAGCCCGTCGAGGACCTCGACGCCGCCGACCACGACCGCGTCCGCGAGGAGCTGCGGGCCTCGTGCCGGGAGCGGCTGGCGGAGTACGAGTATCCCCGCGAGATCCACTTCGTCGACGAGTTACCGACCACCTCGACCGGGAAGATCCGACGGAGGGAACTGCGCGAGGGGGAGTGA
- a CDS encoding alpha/beta fold hydrolase, whose product MSGSDDDDDGAGARCGRWRRPLALGGLALGGAAAAGLAWAHHHDLPPAELEPEYAEGEDDFLDVDGLRVHYRDEGPRDAPVLLCLHGTFSSLHTWDGWVDALAGEYRVVRPDLPGHGLTGPHPEDDYSMAAYVAFVEAFRERLDIDEWVVAGNSRGGEIAWRYALDHPERTPALVLVDSMGFPMAFESPFGIIELPWLPNAIARLTPRRLVRRSVRDVYGDPSRVSEELVDRYHDLVRREGNRDAGVELVRRDVNATHRHEELADLGTPTLVLWGEEDYLIPPWFGEDFAEAIPDAELVTYEDAGHTPMEEIPERTAADVRRFLDGRLGE is encoded by the coding sequence GTGTCCGGAAGCGACGATGACGACGACGGCGCGGGCGCTCGCTGCGGCCGGTGGCGCCGCCCGCTCGCGCTCGGCGGGCTGGCCCTCGGGGGCGCGGCGGCCGCGGGACTGGCGTGGGCCCACCACCACGACCTGCCACCCGCCGAACTCGAACCGGAGTACGCCGAGGGCGAGGACGACTTCCTCGACGTGGACGGCCTGCGCGTCCACTACCGCGACGAGGGGCCACGCGACGCGCCGGTCCTGCTGTGCCTGCACGGGACCTTCTCCTCGCTCCACACCTGGGACGGCTGGGTCGACGCGCTCGCCGGGGAGTACCGCGTCGTCCGGCCGGACCTCCCGGGCCACGGCCTGACCGGTCCGCACCCCGAGGACGACTACTCGATGGCGGCGTACGTCGCGTTCGTCGAGGCGTTCCGGGAGCGGCTCGACATCGACGAATGGGTCGTCGCGGGGAACTCGCGGGGCGGCGAGATCGCCTGGCGGTACGCGCTGGACCACCCCGAGCGCACCCCCGCGCTCGTCCTCGTCGACTCGATGGGCTTCCCGATGGCGTTCGAGAGCCCGTTCGGCATCATCGAGTTGCCGTGGCTCCCGAACGCCATCGCCCGTCTGACGCCCCGACGGCTCGTCCGCCGGAGCGTCCGTGACGTGTACGGCGACCCCTCGCGGGTCTCCGAGGAACTGGTGGACCGCTACCACGACCTCGTCCGCCGGGAGGGGAACCGCGACGCGGGCGTCGAACTCGTCCGCCGGGACGTGAACGCCACGCACCGCCACGAGGAACTCGCCGACCTCGGAACGCCGACGCTCGTGCTCTGGGGCGAGGAGGACTACCTCATCCCGCCCTGGTTCGGCGAGGACTTCGCCGAGGCGATTCCGGACGCCGAGCTGGTCACCTACGAGGATGCGGGTCACACGCCGATGGAGGAGATCCCCGAGCGCACGGCGGCCGACGTGCGACGGTTTCTGGACGGGCGGCTCGGGGAGTGA
- a CDS encoding winged helix-turn-helix domain-containing protein, with product MSGEYDTGSGAISVERRSPEAVFGLLGDESRLRILQALGETPDEPVPFAELHRRSEVADSGRFNYHLGKLRGTFVRRTDDGYELTYAGRQVIGAMYAGVYTANATVDAIPVEEGCPACGGDLVAEYAAETARVDCTACDAFRNDFAFPPGSLDQFDRTELPLAFDRWMNHVIGGVIDGFCYTCAGRMSGRLVVDEPDGKMGGLPAHAEFECDRCGSTATTSGAAPMMHHPAVAGFLYDHGFESGRTPTWELGEVGLPRGELLAESPPRMAVRLEHGDERVTATLEADASVSSVERTSA from the coding sequence ATGAGTGGCGAGTACGACACCGGGAGCGGCGCCATCAGCGTCGAGCGGCGCTCCCCGGAGGCGGTCTTCGGGCTGCTGGGCGACGAGAGCCGCCTGCGCATCCTGCAGGCGCTTGGTGAGACGCCCGACGAACCCGTGCCCTTCGCTGAACTGCACCGCCGGTCGGAGGTGGCCGACAGTGGCCGGTTCAACTACCACCTCGGCAAGCTCCGCGGGACCTTCGTCCGCCGGACCGACGACGGCTACGAACTCACCTACGCCGGGCGCCAGGTCATCGGTGCGATGTACGCCGGCGTCTACACCGCGAACGCGACCGTCGATGCCATCCCGGTCGAGGAGGGCTGCCCGGCCTGTGGCGGCGACCTGGTCGCCGAATACGCTGCGGAGACCGCACGCGTCGACTGCACGGCGTGCGACGCGTTCCGGAACGACTTCGCGTTCCCGCCGGGGAGCCTCGACCAGTTCGACCGGACGGAGCTACCGCTCGCGTTCGACCGGTGGATGAACCACGTCATCGGCGGCGTCATCGACGGCTTCTGCTACACCTGTGCCGGGCGCATGAGCGGCCGGCTGGTCGTCGACGAGCCGGACGGGAAGATGGGTGGACTGCCCGCCCACGCGGAGTTCGAGTGCGACCGCTGTGGGAGTACCGCGACCACCTCCGGCGCTGCGCCCATGATGCACCATCCCGCCGTCGCGGGGTTCCTCTACGACCACGGCTTCGAGAGTGGTCGGACCCCGACGTGGGAACTCGGGGAGGTCGGCCTCCCGAGGGGGGAACTCCTGGCCGAATCCCCGCCGCGGATGGCGGTCCGGCTGGAGCACGGGGACGAGCGGGTCACCGCGACCCTGGAGGCTGACGCGAGCGTCAGCAGCGTCGAGCGGACGAGCGCGTAG